One stretch of Sulfuricystis multivorans DNA includes these proteins:
- a CDS encoding EVE domain-containing protein, translating to MRYWLMKTEPSVVGIDDVLAMPNQTVDWWGVRNYQARNFMRDQMKVGDGVLFYHSSCPQPGIAGIAEVAKLAYPDRTQFDPQSPYYDPKSTPDNPRWVNVDVRVIRKIPLIPLDELRRHPELANMRVLKRGNRLSITPVDPAEWEFIVKKLIQ from the coding sequence ATGCGCTATTGGCTGATGAAAACCGAGCCTTCCGTCGTTGGCATCGACGACGTGCTGGCGATGCCGAACCAGACCGTCGACTGGTGGGGCGTGCGCAACTACCAGGCGCGCAACTTCATGCGCGACCAGATGAAAGTCGGCGATGGCGTGCTGTTCTACCACTCCTCCTGCCCGCAGCCGGGCATCGCCGGCATCGCCGAGGTGGCGAAACTCGCCTATCCCGACCGCACCCAATTCGATCCGCAAAGCCCCTATTACGACCCGAAATCGACACCGGATAACCCGCGCTGGGTGAATGTCGATGTGCGCGTCATCCGCAAGATTCCACTGATCCCCCTCGACGAGCTGCGGCGGCATCCAGAACTGGCGAACATGCGCGTTTTGAAGCGCGGCAACCGGCTGTCGATCACGCCGGTCGACCCGGCGGAGTGGGAGTTCATCGTCAAAAAGCTAATCCAGTGA
- a CDS encoding potassium channel family protein, with the protein MHPGSAFFIVLRRMRAPLILLIAVYAVSILGLTLIPGVDAQGKPTAPLSFLHAFYFVSYTATTIGFGEIPQAFSEAQRMWVTAIIYATVIVWTYAILSILALFSDRAFQQALSAGRFKRRVEHLAEPFYIVCGCGETGGKVLTALDKMDARAVAIDLDENRLAELELEDFRSETPALAADAAQTQNLFAAGLQHRFCRGILALTNDDQANLAIAAHARLLRPQLPVILRVEHDAIAQRMLAFGATQTINPFATFARLLALAIHAPALYRLHDWLTGTPGTMLAATRDPPRGRWIVCGYGRFGHSLVAELKREGMEIALIDQYAREAHGFTMVVGSGVEPEVLRAAGVDRADGLIAATDDDLTNLSIALAARVLNPEIFIVLRQNQQSRAELFAALQPEMIMAPAEIIAHEALARLTKPLLPDFLRAAEAQGDDWAWALQSRLRIELGSAVPLCWQLSIDDNVATAIVSWIAEGRDVPLAALTHDPAERERRLACAALALRRDETDTLLPHDTTVLSVGDQILFVGTAAARAEQELIARNRNVLHYLVTGYEEGGWLWRVLTKKRPERL; encoded by the coding sequence ATGCATCCGGGTAGCGCGTTCTTCATCGTCCTGCGGCGCATGCGCGCGCCGCTGATCCTGCTGATCGCTGTCTATGCCGTCTCGATCCTCGGCCTGACGCTGATTCCGGGCGTCGATGCGCAAGGCAAGCCCACGGCGCCGTTGTCTTTCTTGCATGCCTTCTATTTCGTCAGCTACACGGCGACGACGATCGGCTTTGGCGAAATCCCGCAGGCGTTCTCGGAGGCGCAGCGGATGTGGGTGACGGCGATCATCTATGCCACGGTGATCGTGTGGACCTACGCGATCCTCTCCATCCTGGCGCTGTTCTCCGACCGCGCCTTCCAGCAGGCGCTCTCGGCCGGGCGTTTCAAGCGGCGCGTCGAGCATCTGGCCGAACCGTTCTACATCGTTTGCGGTTGTGGCGAGACGGGCGGCAAGGTGCTCACGGCGCTGGACAAGATGGATGCCCGCGCCGTGGCGATCGATCTCGATGAGAATCGTCTGGCCGAGCTGGAGCTCGAGGATTTCCGCAGCGAGACGCCGGCGCTCGCCGCCGATGCGGCGCAGACCCAGAATCTGTTCGCTGCCGGACTGCAGCATCGTTTCTGCCGCGGCATCCTGGCGCTGACCAACGACGACCAGGCAAACCTGGCGATCGCCGCGCATGCGCGCCTGCTGCGCCCGCAATTGCCGGTGATCCTGCGTGTCGAGCACGATGCGATCGCGCAGCGCATGCTCGCTTTCGGCGCGACGCAGACGATCAACCCGTTCGCTACCTTCGCGCGGCTGCTGGCCTTGGCGATCCATGCGCCGGCGCTATATCGCCTGCATGACTGGTTGACCGGCACGCCAGGCACGATGCTCGCCGCCACGCGCGATCCGCCGCGTGGGCGCTGGATCGTCTGCGGTTACGGTCGCTTCGGTCATTCTCTGGTTGCGGAGCTTAAGCGCGAAGGGATGGAAATCGCGTTGATCGACCAGTATGCTCGCGAAGCGCACGGCTTTACGATGGTCGTCGGCAGCGGCGTGGAGCCGGAGGTATTGCGCGCCGCCGGCGTGGATCGCGCCGACGGGCTGATCGCGGCCACTGACGATGATTTGACCAATCTATCGATCGCACTCGCCGCACGCGTGCTGAATCCGGAAATCTTCATCGTGCTGCGGCAAAACCAGCAAAGCCGGGCCGAGCTTTTTGCCGCATTGCAGCCCGAGATGATCATGGCCCCGGCCGAGATCATCGCCCATGAGGCGCTGGCGCGGCTGACCAAGCCGCTGCTGCCGGATTTTTTGCGTGCCGCCGAAGCGCAGGGCGACGACTGGGCTTGGGCTTTGCAGTCGCGGCTGCGCATCGAGCTGGGTTCGGCCGTACCGCTGTGCTGGCAGCTGTCGATCGACGACAATGTGGCGACCGCGATCGTCTCTTGGATCGCCGAGGGCCGCGATGTGCCGCTGGCGGCCTTGACGCACGATCCTGCCGAGCGCGAGCGGCGTCTTGCCTGCGCGGCGCTGGCCCTGCGTCGCGACGAGACCGATACGCTGTTGCCGCATGACACGACCGTGCTGTCGGTCGGCGATCAGATCCTCTTCGTCGGCACCGCCGCGGCGCGTGCCGAGCAGGAGCTCATCGCACGCAATCGCAATGTCCTCCACTACCTCGTCACCGGCTACGAGGAAGGCGGCTGGCTGTGGCGCGTGCTGACGAAAAAGCGTCCAGAGCGCTTGTGA
- a CDS encoding RnfABCDGE type electron transport complex subunit D: protein MTIEIRSAPHIKAPRNVAMIMRHVVFSLMPVCAFFVYQYGLSALASLLVVTGSCLLTERLFVKTGTQAGDISDFSAVITGLLLALSLPPAFPLWMGAVAGFVAIALGKALTGGIGFNVFNPALVGRAFVQAAFPQAIATYSPSFLPGRFSEFVPSSLAWPLMQPADLMLWLKVKQLDALAAATPLARWKFEGVLAGAEELLTSLSGHMAVGPSPLLILLCGSYLAVRRFLDWRIPAAILGSAGLTAWLLFALSPERFPNPFFMLFSGGLILGAVYMATDMATSPVTPKGMWVYGALIGLLTVIIRYYSGLPEGVMYAILIANAATPLIEKVTQPTPFGKSALAKIGHAKRGASYPLHPGYISREEAHAVTPKKRFLWNKPKRDERHKPGEHR, encoded by the coding sequence ATGACCATCGAGATTCGTTCCGCTCCGCACATCAAAGCGCCAAGAAACGTGGCGATGATCATGCGCCACGTCGTCTTCTCGCTCATGCCGGTGTGCGCCTTCTTCGTCTATCAATATGGCCTTTCCGCGCTCGCCTCGCTCCTCGTCGTCACGGGAAGCTGCCTTCTCACGGAACGGCTGTTCGTCAAGACCGGCACGCAGGCCGGCGACATCTCCGACTTTTCCGCGGTGATCACCGGGCTCTTGCTCGCGCTGTCGCTGCCGCCGGCATTCCCCCTGTGGATGGGCGCCGTCGCCGGCTTCGTCGCCATCGCGCTCGGCAAGGCGCTGACAGGCGGCATCGGCTTCAATGTCTTCAACCCGGCGCTGGTCGGCCGCGCCTTCGTGCAGGCGGCCTTCCCCCAGGCGATCGCGACCTATTCGCCGTCGTTTTTGCCCGGCCGCTTCAGCGAGTTCGTGCCCTCCTCACTCGCCTGGCCGTTGATGCAGCCAGCCGATCTGATGCTCTGGCTCAAGGTGAAGCAGCTCGACGCACTGGCCGCCGCAACCCCCTTGGCACGCTGGAAATTCGAGGGCGTGCTCGCCGGCGCCGAAGAGCTGCTCACATCACTTTCCGGCCACATGGCGGTGGGCCCCTCGCCTTTGCTGATCCTGCTGTGCGGCAGCTATCTCGCCGTGCGGCGCTTCCTCGACTGGCGCATTCCGGCGGCGATCCTCGGCAGCGCGGGCTTGACTGCCTGGCTCCTCTTCGCACTTTCGCCCGAGCGTTTCCCGAATCCGTTCTTCATGTTGTTCTCGGGCGGCTTGATCCTCGGCGCGGTCTATATGGCCACCGACATGGCGACTTCGCCGGTCACCCCGAAGGGCATGTGGGTCTATGGCGCGCTGATCGGCTTGCTGACCGTGATCATCCGCTATTACAGCGGCCTGCCGGAAGGGGTGATGTATGCGATCCTGATTGCGAATGCCGCCACCCCGCTGATCGAAAAGGTGACGCAGCCGACGCCCTTCGGCAAGAGCGCGCTGGCCAAGATCGGCCATGCCAAGCGCGGTGCCTCATATCCGCTGCATCCGGGCTACATTTCACGCGAGGAGGCGCATGCGGTGACGCCGAAGAAGCGTTTCCTCTGGAACAAGCCGAAGCGCGATGAACGTCACAAACCAGGTGAGCACCGATGA
- a CDS encoding DUF6394 family protein → MNFEKVVFGFFIVLAATLNFGFFIGDIDRPELHHIYELFAAIIVNLIATVLKFGDRTQIGAIHLATSLVADLQLIAAASVWAIAVHVTGEGMSPMITASVVSLSGGALLANIVSLAILVAETVMMRR, encoded by the coding sequence ATGAATTTTGAGAAGGTCGTCTTCGGTTTCTTCATCGTTTTGGCGGCGACGCTGAACTTCGGCTTCTTCATCGGCGACATCGACCGACCCGAGTTGCACCACATCTATGAGCTATTCGCAGCGATCATCGTCAATCTGATCGCCACGGTGCTGAAATTCGGCGATCGCACCCAGATCGGCGCGATCCATTTGGCCACCAGCCTGGTCGCCGACCTGCAGCTGATCGCCGCGGCGAGCGTCTGGGCCATCGCCGTCCATGTCACGGGCGAAGGCATGTCGCCGATGATCACCGCCAGCGTGGTGTCGCTGTCCGGCGGCGCCTTGCTCGCCAACATCGTCTCGCTGGCGATCCTCGTTGCCGAAACGGTGATGATGCGGCGCTAG
- a CDS encoding ParA family protein, whose product MQTCLIANPKGGVGKSTLATNLAGGLARLGHRVMLGDVDRQQSTAAWLRLRSQLLPRISTWEIRPDEPARPPAGTTHAVLDTPAGLHGKKLAHLIKLVDRLIVPLAPSLFDILATRRFLDELLEEKALRKHPVEIVVVGMRVDARTRAAAELERFLQDTGLPVIAHLRDTQNYVQAAAHGLTIFELSPRRAAQDWEQWQPILRWAEGTIEERS is encoded by the coding sequence ATGCAAACCTGTCTGATCGCGAACCCCAAGGGGGGGGTCGGCAAGAGCACGTTGGCGACCAACCTCGCCGGTGGCCTGGCACGGCTCGGTCACCGCGTGATGCTTGGTGACGTCGACCGCCAGCAATCGACGGCGGCGTGGCTGCGGTTGCGCTCACAGCTTTTGCCGAGAATCTCGACCTGGGAAATTCGCCCTGACGAACCGGCTCGTCCGCCCGCAGGCACCACCCATGCCGTGCTCGACACCCCTGCCGGGCTGCACGGCAAGAAGCTCGCGCATCTGATCAAGCTGGTCGACAGGCTGATCGTGCCGCTTGCCCCTTCGCTGTTCGACATCCTTGCCACGCGCCGCTTTCTCGACGAACTGCTCGAAGAAAAAGCGCTGCGCAAACACCCGGTCGAGATCGTCGTCGTCGGCATGCGCGTCGATGCGCGCACGCGCGCGGCTGCCGAGCTCGAGCGCTTCCTTCAGGACACCGGGCTGCCGGTAATCGCCCATCTGCGCGACACGCAGAACTACGTGCAGGCCGCAGCGCACGGGTTGACGATTTTCGAACTTTCCCCAAGACGCGCTGCGCAGGATTGGGAGCAATGGCAGCCGATCCTACGCTGGGCGGAAGGGACTATCGAGGAGCGGTCATGA
- the sixA gene encoding phosphohistidine phosphatase SixA, with the protein MDLILWRHAEAEEAKAGQLDAKRRLTARGDKQAHVMAKWLRAQLPKKTRILVSPTMRTQQTAHALALPFEIEPKIGVGADAADLLAVAQWPEHSGAVLLIGHQPTLGRLAALLLSGVEADWSFKKAAVWWFTKRSREGRDQTVLRAVIHPEMLS; encoded by the coding sequence ATGGATCTGATTCTGTGGCGTCATGCCGAGGCCGAAGAAGCCAAGGCAGGTCAGCTGGATGCCAAGCGCCGGCTCACCGCGCGCGGCGACAAGCAGGCCCATGTGATGGCGAAATGGCTCAGGGCGCAGTTGCCGAAGAAAACCCGCATCCTCGTCAGCCCGACGATGCGCACCCAGCAGACCGCGCATGCGCTCGCCCTGCCTTTCGAGATCGAGCCAAAAATCGGCGTCGGCGCCGATGCCGCCGATCTGCTCGCCGTCGCCCAGTGGCCCGAGCATTCGGGCGCGGTGCTGCTGATCGGTCACCAACCGACGCTGGGACGCCTTGCCGCCTTACTGCTTTCCGGCGTCGAGGCCGACTGGAGCTTCAAGAAAGCCGCGGTCTGGTGGTTCACCAAGCGCAGCCGCGAAGGCCGCGATCAGACCGTGCTGCGCGCGGTGATCCACCCAGAGATGCTGAGCTAA
- a CDS encoding sulfite exporter TauE/SafE family protein — translation MTWIAGYLVLGAVAGFFAGLLGVGGGAIMVPVLALMFAAQGFADAQVMHLALGTSMAAIVFSSISSLRAHHRHGAVRWPIVRSIAPGILIGTFLGAQLASLIPTRPLAIFFTVFMSYVALQMLANIKPKPSRQLPGPVGMFLVGSGIGAISALAAIGGGSLSVPFMVWCNVRMHEAIGTSAAIGFPIALAGTAGYLFGGWSATDLPTWSIGYIYLPALAACVMMSMLTAPWGAKVAHRLPVATLKKIFAALILLLLAKMLHGLL, via the coding sequence GTGACTTGGATCGCCGGTTATCTCGTGCTTGGCGCCGTGGCCGGCTTCTTCGCCGGACTGCTGGGAGTCGGTGGCGGCGCGATCATGGTGCCGGTGCTGGCGCTGATGTTCGCCGCGCAGGGCTTTGCCGATGCTCAGGTGATGCATCTGGCGCTCGGCACCTCGATGGCGGCGATCGTGTTCTCCTCGATTTCCAGTCTGCGTGCGCATCATCGTCATGGCGCGGTGCGCTGGCCGATCGTTAGAAGCATCGCGCCGGGGATCCTCATTGGCACCTTTCTCGGCGCGCAGCTCGCGAGCCTGATCCCCACCCGACCGCTGGCGATCTTCTTCACCGTGTTCATGAGCTATGTCGCCTTGCAGATGCTCGCCAACATCAAGCCGAAACCTTCGCGGCAGCTGCCGGGGCCTGTCGGCATGTTCCTCGTCGGCAGTGGCATCGGCGCGATTTCGGCTCTGGCCGCGATCGGCGGCGGCTCGCTGTCGGTGCCGTTCATGGTCTGGTGCAACGTCAGGATGCACGAGGCTATCGGCACCTCGGCGGCGATCGGCTTTCCGATCGCGCTCGCCGGAACGGCCGGGTATCTCTTCGGCGGCTGGTCAGCTACCGATCTGCCAACATGGAGCATCGGCTACATCTACCTGCCGGCGCTGGCCGCCTGTGTCATGATGAGCATGCTCACCGCACCTTGGGGGGCCAAGGTCGCGCATCGGCTGCCGGTGGCGACGCTGAAAAAAATCTTCGCTGCGCTGATCCTGTTGCTGCTGGCGAAGATGCTGCACGGGCTGCTTTGA
- a CDS encoding electron transport complex protein RnfA gives MHESVAQIFLNAFLANNFVLAMFLGLCPFIGVSGKLETAAPMGAATTFVMLVASLCAYGLNLLLAYFNLEFLRLIAYIVIIASAVQLVEMVLKKYSPALFRALGIYLPLITTNCAVLGVALFQTAREYDFVQSVSFALGAGAGFTLALVLMASVRERLRLSDVPAVAQGTALSLMLAGILSLSFMGFAGLGG, from the coding sequence ATGCATGAATCCGTCGCGCAGATCTTCCTCAACGCTTTCCTCGCCAACAACTTCGTGCTGGCGATGTTTCTCGGCCTGTGTCCGTTCATCGGCGTCTCGGGCAAGCTCGAGACCGCCGCCCCGATGGGCGCGGCGACCACTTTCGTGATGCTCGTCGCCTCGCTATGCGCCTATGGCCTCAATCTGTTGCTCGCCTATTTCAATCTCGAATTCCTGCGCCTGATCGCCTATATCGTGATCATTGCCTCGGCCGTGCAGCTCGTCGAGATGGTGCTGAAAAAATACAGCCCGGCACTGTTCCGCGCGCTGGGCATCTATCTGCCGCTGATCACCACCAACTGCGCGGTGCTCGGCGTGGCGCTGTTCCAGACCGCGCGCGAATACGACTTCGTGCAGTCGGTCTCTTTCGCCTTGGGCGCTGGGGCCGGCTTCACGCTGGCCTTGGTGTTGATGGCCAGTGTGCGCGAACGGCTACGGCTTTCCGACGTGCCTGCCGTCGCCCAGGGCACCGCCTTGTCGCTGATGCTTGCCGGCATCCTGTCGCTCTCCTTCATGGGTTTCGCGGGACTGGGCGGATGA
- a CDS encoding FMN-binding protein produces the protein MSQTLPQMTPPAAMIRTLGLIAAICGTIIVAAYQGTYGAVQENKRIAVERGVFRVIPTAKSIVEYIALPTGTVEKVGGFGTAPSAGAGGTAPAGAIRFFAGYDEAGRLVGIAAEGAAKGYADNVRILFAWEPTSRKITGFGVVAARETPGIGDKVSKDRDFLANFPLAAEVAEDGKALAHEIRTVKHGTKTHPWEIDAIAGATITSRAVGRAINDTAQALLPRIAPHLDQLKEKP, from the coding sequence ATGAGCCAAACCCTGCCGCAGATGACGCCGCCGGCGGCGATGATCCGTACGCTGGGACTCATCGCCGCAATCTGCGGCACGATCATCGTCGCCGCCTATCAGGGCACCTACGGCGCCGTGCAGGAAAACAAGCGCATCGCCGTCGAGCGCGGGGTGTTCCGCGTGATCCCGACCGCCAAGTCGATCGTCGAATACATCGCTCTGCCGACCGGCACAGTCGAAAAAGTCGGCGGCTTCGGGACGGCACCCTCGGCAGGAGCGGGCGGGACGGCGCCCGCCGGCGCGATCCGCTTCTTCGCCGGCTATGACGAAGCCGGCCGGCTCGTCGGCATCGCGGCCGAGGGCGCCGCGAAGGGCTATGCCGACAACGTGCGCATCCTGTTTGCCTGGGAGCCGACCAGCCGGAAGATTACCGGCTTTGGCGTCGTCGCCGCGCGCGAAACGCCGGGGATCGGCGACAAGGTCAGCAAGGATCGCGATTTTCTCGCCAACTTCCCGCTCGCTGCCGAGGTGGCGGAAGACGGCAAAGCGCTTGCCCACGAGATTCGCACCGTCAAGCACGGCACGAAGACGCATCCTTGGGAAATCGATGCCATCGCCGGGGCGACGATCACCTCGCGTGCCGTCGGCCGCGCGATCAACGATACGGCGCAAGCCTTGCTGCCGCGCATCGCGCCGCATCTGGACCAGTTGAAGGAAAAGCCATGA
- the rsxE gene encoding electron transport complex subunit RsxE: MSQTATTWEEFMEGVWRQNPVFVMVLGLCPSLAVTVSAVNALSMGLATTFVLTCSCLLVSLLRKLIPKEVRIATYIVIIATFVTVVDYLIQAISLALYDALGAFIQLIVVNCIILGRAEAHASKHPPLTAVVNALGMSAGFTLGLLALGSVREILGAGTLFGLPLFGEHFQPWVVMVLPPGGFFVLGLWLLVFAAGTRWRQHRQASRQEVKQHA; encoded by the coding sequence ATGAGCCAGACTGCCACCACCTGGGAAGAATTCATGGAGGGTGTCTGGCGCCAGAACCCGGTGTTCGTGATGGTGCTGGGCCTGTGTCCGTCACTCGCCGTCACCGTCTCGGCGGTCAACGCCCTATCGATGGGGCTCGCCACCACCTTCGTGCTGACCTGCTCCTGCCTGCTGGTGTCATTGCTGCGCAAGCTGATCCCGAAGGAGGTCCGCATCGCCACCTACATCGTCATCATCGCCACCTTCGTCACCGTCGTCGATTATCTGATCCAGGCCATCAGCCTGGCGCTTTACGATGCGCTCGGCGCCTTCATCCAGCTCATCGTCGTCAACTGCATCATCCTTGGCCGCGCCGAAGCGCATGCTTCGAAACATCCGCCGCTGACCGCCGTCGTCAATGCACTCGGCATGAGCGCCGGCTTCACGCTCGGCCTGCTGGCCCTCGGCAGCGTGCGCGAGATTCTCGGTGCCGGCACTTTGTTCGGCCTGCCGCTGTTCGGCGAACATTTCCAACCCTGGGTGGTGATGGTGCTGCCGCCGGGCGGTTTCTTCGTGCTCGGCCTGTGGTTGCTGGTATTCGCCGCCGGCACGCGTTGGCGCCAGCATCGCCAGGCCAGTCGGCAGGAGGTGAAGCAACATGCATGA
- the rsxC gene encoding electron transport complex subunit RsxC has product MKLVSWFRGEAFQRGVHPPSCKLTAHTRIRRLPFPPRVIVPLSQHIGKPPRPIVKVGQEVVRGQPIAKAEDWLSVPHHAPVTGRVEFIGLKPGMRGPWVESIVIRAHPGATQEDLWGEPRDLSGASAQEILQAVWDTGMVGLGGAAFPTHAKLSVPQQAKVHTLVVNGCECEPYLTCDHRVMVEQSDDLIRGIRYAMRATGARRAIVGIEDNKPDACDAVRAAIARAGTLPEGEIHAEMVPTKYPQGSEKMLIMALFGVEIPAGGLPVSLGMVVNNVGTLAALGRLLPVGQGLTERVVTITGPGVARPGDYIVPIGTPLSFILDFAGAFDAQAKEVILGGPMMGQAAASLEVPITKGISGIVVMRAQDMQLDRERKIYPCIKCAQCVESCPMGLNPSMLGMLAAKREYDLMGSRYHLGECFECGCCSYVCPSNIPLVQQFRVAKQILREKAVARKSS; this is encoded by the coding sequence ATGAAGCTCGTTTCCTGGTTCCGCGGCGAAGCCTTTCAGCGCGGCGTGCATCCGCCGTCCTGCAAGCTCACCGCGCACACCCGGATCCGCCGGCTGCCGTTTCCGCCGCGCGTGATCGTGCCGCTGTCGCAGCACATCGGCAAGCCGCCGCGGCCGATCGTCAAGGTCGGCCAGGAGGTGGTGCGCGGCCAGCCGATCGCCAAGGCGGAAGACTGGCTCTCCGTGCCGCACCATGCGCCGGTCACAGGCAGGGTCGAGTTCATTGGCCTCAAGCCCGGTATGCGCGGGCCGTGGGTCGAATCGATCGTGATCCGCGCCCATCCCGGCGCGACGCAAGAAGACCTCTGGGGCGAACCGCGTGACTTGTCCGGTGCGAGCGCCCAGGAGATCCTCCAGGCGGTTTGGGACACCGGCATGGTGGGGCTGGGGGGCGCGGCATTTCCGACGCATGCCAAGCTTTCCGTGCCGCAGCAGGCGAAAGTGCACACGCTCGTCGTCAATGGCTGCGAATGCGAGCCCTATCTGACCTGCGACCATCGCGTGATGGTCGAGCAGTCCGACGATCTGATCCGCGGCATCCGCTATGCGATGCGGGCCACCGGCGCACGACGCGCGATCGTCGGCATCGAGGACAACAAGCCGGATGCGTGCGATGCGGTGCGGGCGGCGATCGCGCGCGCAGGAACCCTTCCGGAAGGTGAGATCCACGCCGAAATGGTGCCGACCAAATATCCCCAAGGTTCGGAGAAGATGCTGATCATGGCGCTATTCGGCGTCGAGATTCCCGCCGGCGGTCTGCCGGTGAGCCTGGGCATGGTGGTCAACAACGTCGGCACATTGGCGGCGCTGGGCAGGTTGCTTCCGGTCGGGCAGGGGCTGACCGAGCGCGTCGTGACGATCACCGGCCCGGGGGTCGCCCGTCCCGGCGACTACATCGTGCCGATCGGCACGCCGCTTTCCTTCATCCTCGATTTCGCCGGCGCGTTTGACGCCCAGGCGAAGGAAGTAATCCTCGGCGGACCGATGATGGGCCAGGCGGCGGCCTCGCTCGAGGTGCCGATCACCAAGGGCATCTCCGGCATCGTCGTGATGCGTGCCCAAGACATGCAGCTCGATAGAGAGCGCAAGATCTACCCGTGCATCAAGTGCGCGCAGTGCGTCGAATCCTGTCCGATGGGACTCAATCCGTCGATGCTCGGCATGCTCGCCGCCAAGCGCGAATACGACCTGATGGGTAGCCGCTATCACCTCGGTGAATGCTTCGAGTGCGGCTGCTGTTCCTATGTCTGTCCCTCGAACATCCCGCTGGTGCAGCAATTTCGCGTCGCGAAACAAATCCTGCGCGAGAAGGCGGTGGCACGGAAATCGTCATGA
- a CDS encoding CHAD domain-containing protein yields the protein MAEEIELKLALPEAAQRAFLRQPLLRQAARKEVHRLTNLYYDTPDFALRRRGIALRLRFTGKLWLQTVKCAGRDAGGLSTRPEWETPYAGHFDFSPIDDAEVRAWLERPKIVTRLTPVFETSFRRIAWTFELPRETRIELALDRGWIAAAGRRESISEVEIELTTGDATELFALARRLAERVPLIPAPLSKADRGYALFLQTTPAPARATLVPLTAGMRPHEAFRAIAAASLDQLQRNHAHALESDDPEYIHQMRIALRRLRAALRLFRSLLPADFSDRMRPLLRELMRPLGQARDYDVLLAEIAQPVLAALPEEPRLAALIGSITERRSAARRQAQHLLRTPRYGQIVIELLALTHGIIAVEPEGQTTEASADVVTAELPAFAQKRIKRLRRSVLALASEADAAKPETLHALRIGIKRLRYALEFFVPLAAKKPTRRLLERLAELQDVLGQINDLANAGALLTACAGSDPALREAVSLIAGWHGPRYQKLLAKVRDDIERLGTLRLPRLRECHRSVTAAA from the coding sequence ATGGCAGAGGAGATCGAGCTCAAGCTGGCTTTGCCGGAAGCCGCGCAACGCGCTTTCCTGCGCCAGCCGTTGCTCAGGCAGGCGGCGCGCAAGGAAGTCCATCGGCTGACCAATCTCTACTACGACACGCCCGACTTCGCTTTGCGCCGCCGTGGTATCGCTTTGCGGCTGCGCTTCACAGGCAAGCTCTGGCTGCAAACGGTCAAGTGCGCCGGTAGAGATGCCGGCGGGCTTTCCACGCGCCCGGAATGGGAAACGCCTTATGCGGGGCATTTCGACTTTTCACCGATCGACGATGCCGAAGTGCGCGCGTGGCTGGAACGGCCGAAGATCGTCACACGGCTTACGCCGGTCTTCGAGACCAGTTTCCGACGAATCGCCTGGACATTCGAGCTGCCGCGCGAAACGCGCATCGAGCTCGCGCTCGACCGCGGCTGGATCGCCGCCGCTGGCCGGCGCGAGTCGATTTCGGAAGTGGAGATCGAGCTCACCACGGGCGATGCCACCGAGCTGTTCGCTCTCGCACGCCGCCTGGCCGAACGCGTGCCACTCATTCCTGCGCCGCTTTCCAAGGCGGACCGCGGTTATGCACTGTTTTTACAGACGACGCCGGCGCCCGCCCGCGCCACGCTGGTTCCCCTCACGGCAGGAATGCGCCCGCACGAGGCATTCCGCGCCATCGCGGCTGCCAGCCTCGATCAGCTGCAGCGCAACCATGCTCATGCGCTGGAGAGTGACGATCCGGAATACATCCATCAAATGCGCATCGCGCTGCGCCGGCTGCGTGCTGCGCTGCGGCTGTTCCGATCGCTGTTGCCAGCAGACTTTTCCGATCGCATGCGGCCCTTGCTGCGCGAACTGATGCGGCCGCTGGGACAGGCACGTGATTACGACGTGCTGCTCGCCGAGATTGCTCAGCCCGTGCTTGCCGCGCTGCCCGAAGAACCGCGTCTGGCTGCGCTGATCGGTAGCATCACCGAGCGCCGATCGGCCGCCCGTCGGCAAGCACAACATCTGTTGCGTACGCCACGCTATGGCCAGATCGTCATCGAACTCCTTGCCCTGACGCATGGCATCATCGCAGTGGAACCGGAAGGGCAAACGACGGAGGCCTCTGCCGATGTCGTCACGGCAGAGTTGCCGGCGTTCGCGCAAAAGCGCATAAAGCGCCTACGCCGATCGGTGCTCGCCCTGGCCAGTGAGGCCGATGCCGCGAAGCCCGAAACGCTGCATGCGTTGCGCATCGGCATCAAACGGCTGCGCTATGCGCTGGAATTCTTCGTGCCGCTCGCCGCGAAGAAGCCGACACGCCGTCTCCTCGAACGTCTTGCCGAGCTGCAGGACGTACTGGGCCAGATCAACGATCTGGCCAATGCCGGTGCGCTGTTGACGGCTTGCGCTGGCAGTGACCCGGCGCTGCGCGAGGCCGTCAGCCTGATTGCTGGCTGGCATGGCCCGCGCTACCAGAAACTGCTGGCAAAGGTGCGCGATGATATCGAACGGCTGGGTACGTTGCGCCTGCCTCGGCTGCGCGAGTGTCATCGTTCCGTCACAGCTGCAGCGTAA